Genomic segment of Populus nigra chromosome 14, ddPopNigr1.1, whole genome shotgun sequence:
CAATGGTCCTATTGGCTTTATTGACCTTTGGCTTGCCAACCAGTTTACCGCCTGATggaaatcaacaaaattttgaGTGCCGCAGAAGTAAAAGGAGCATACTTTGAAAATATGGTATCATCTTATGAACAAAGAATTTAAATAGGAATTTGAAGCATTGCTGCTCTCGTATATGTTGCTTTGCTTGTCAATCACTTGTTGACTAGTTGCTTGTTTGATTGCACATTTGTttgctttgttaaatttatatatgtactAAGATCAAGACATGCATTTCATATATAGAGGAGATCTTTAGTGGTACCTCTTCCTCCAGGGTGCTGAAAGTGTTGACAAAGATCCAATCAGCTTCCCTGAAATTCGAAAACTGACCGACCACATGGTTCAGTAGAAATGAATATTCTGATTCTGAATCCATACCTTGCACGAATGATGGTAGATCGGTAATCTCTAGTGGTGAAAGTGCTGGCAAACGTGAAACTGTTACCAGCAACTTCTCTGGTGGAATCTTTAGCTGCATCTCATGAACGTTGTAGTAGACATTGTCAACAGCACACGACTGTGTGAAGAGCGAAGCCCCAGTGAGGCCAAGCTGTCTAGCTGTGTCTAGAAGCCAAGGCAAGTGGGAGTCATACAGAAGGCAACTTATTGGATGCCCAGAAGAATTGTTTAGTTCTGCAACGAGTTCTGGCAATTTTCGTGTCACCGTAGCTCGGAATTGTTTTGAGTAGTCATCTGAGGAAAGCTTGCCTTCATAACTAACAAAATCTACGGTCACAACTTCGACGGAGCCAAGTCGGCGGGTATGCTTGGTCACCATGCTCGAGAAGATCACTATTGTGACGTGGAGTCCTTTGGAGGCAAGGCGCTTGGAGAATTGCATCATAGGGTTAATGTGACCTTGAGCAGGAATGGGTAGGGCCAGTACATGATTCttactctttctttcttgcttctCCATTAATTTCTCTAACCAAACCCTGTCTATTTCCCTTTCACTCTCCTGAGTAGAACTActacttcatatatatatatgaatgtgTGTGGTTTGAAGAAACAATCAATTGGTACTGTGATTAGATAAGGCAGGCTACGTATTGGCATACGAATGCATATGGTGACTTTTGACTTGTCTCCATACGTAGGCCGCCTCGAAAAGTGGtttgtttatcattaaaaatggttagaaaatttagctttttttgaaaagtgttttttatttttatttttggtgaatTTTTTAGAAGgtgtaaaaattcaaaaatattttgttatttattgaatttagttctttatatattttgttttgattttttttaatttcaatacctagaatttgattttattaaattgtttttatgtctcaatcttttgattattatttatttattttgattattgttttttaattattatttatctattagatttagttgctattcttttgattattatttattttatttgaaatattttataaaattaatttttttttctaactcatctcctttaaattttttatttgttagttttgatctttattcttttaatatacttaaaaaatattaaaaatttaaaagttattttccagtttatttagtaaagtataaaaatagtaaaacatattttttaatttattttttatgataatatcaaacataaaaaattaatttaagaaccCAATCTCTAGGGTTAAATATCTAAGATTATTCATcatactaaaatattaaaagcatCCCAATCCTTCTCTGAATCTTATCACAATGAAACATCACATGCAATTTGGATCAGTATTGATAGgctttaaatattaattgttgtTATTAGGCCTTTGATTTTGCTGGCTGCCTACTCTTTGGAGTTTTTGGTGTTCCTCGGAACTGtgttttaaatagttttgaatactgtttgatgaaaataattttttttgtttaaaatttattttttaataaattatattttaaaaaataaccactatcATTCCTAAACACCCTCTAACAATGCTCATTTCTCCGGGTATTGTTTAATAATGCGGTTTAACAAGTATttcaaactactttttattttaataatatttttcaatttacacaCATTATCAAtcgaataaattaaattatcttctACTTACTGTCGGGACCCTGAAGTTTGAATGCTAGAGACTTTACAGGGAAGCAATATAGCTTGAATTGTACCTATTCGACCCccatttttctctcttattggccggcttcttttttttttttttttcaatcgtCTTGGAAAGTTCAAAATGAAgattccctttctttctcttttcgtTGGGCTTATCTGCAAGCATTTAGAAAATggctttaattaattatatcttaAGGAATAAAATCTTCGCGATCGATATAAGAAAGTAAAAGGAGCATACTTTGAAAGAATGGTATCATCTTATGAACAACGAAAACGGAATTTAAATAGGAATTTGAAGCATTTTTGCTCTCGTATATGTTTCTTTGCTTGTCAATCAGCTGTTGactgcttgcttgcttgcttgatcGCACACTCGTTTGCTTTGTTGTCTCCGGCTTCCTTGGACGAAGAACTTATCGGATGCTGTCGGGGAACCTGAGTAGGAAACGGTGAATCAATGTATGAGACTTGCTTAAGATAAAAGTTAGAGAGACTAATTAATAACCAAATTCATGCAAGAGGTGAAACCTGTTGGAAGTCAAACACGAGTGGTATATATCAACACAGCaatgtaaagaataaaaataaattacgaggaaagtatatattttattaaatgttcttttttaaaagcctttttgtatttatttatttttatttttaccttctATATATTACTTATGGACTTTTATTATTCCACGCAAAATTTTAATGAGTGTTCTGTACAattctttcttaaattttatttttcattttcattttaattcctcgtaattattttctcattctagagatatttattttaaattcttcttATTCTATTATCCATATAAATCcgttatcaattttattatcgttataaattttaaattaaaattcacaattCTCATTTTAACTTcaataatatctttaaattcttttgtggAGGTAATCTCTTCCATTACATGcctcatattttattatttttattatttttatcccaAACTTTCATTACACTTCAAAACTTTACTACTTTTGGTTCTATTTTTTACACGCGGGGGttcacaatttgtttttaacaagTTATTAGGGAAGTCAGTTTAAGTTTGCTTTGTTCACATTCAGATTATAAGTTATCTGACGtcatctttgtttcttttctttttaatgtttagcCGTGTTCTTAATTACTAAATCAATTGCTTACTAAAATTCTAGTTGTGCATATTCTCCGATCATTTGTGTGCTCTCCTAGGCAATCACGCACGTTTGTACAGCAAACCCGGACCTTTGCTGAAGCTCTCTCTGTTAGAAAGCATCCAAAGAAGACGGTGGTGTATGAGTCTTTCCCCGATGACAAGAAATGGCTTCTAAGAAGTTTAGTAGGATATATAGTCACAGACGTGGACTATGCTCACCTTGAGCATATGGTTCTAAAAAATGTCAAGCAGGCAGCTGGCTTTCATTTTCAGGGAGCAAGTCAAGCAATCGTCACCTTTCTTTACAAATAGAGAATCTATGGAGAAAGAGCAGACAAATAGATCTTTTGTAAGGAAAACATCATTCTCTCATCTGAAACCATGGAAAAAGGGAGCAAAAGCTATAGACAGATTTGTGTGAGTGTCTATACTAGGACTACCTCTAATAGGTTGAAACCGCATATGTATTGAATCCATTGTTGAGTACGCAGGGAAGATGGTTGGATACAATATTACCAGCATGAGCCAAGGCTCTCTCACGGGAGTAAAAGTGTTGATGTGCACAACCTCTTTTGTGACTTTAAATGAACGTGTTTTGCTGGTTCTAGATGGCGATGAATTTTAAATCTCAATCATGGAAATGAAGCCAGATTTTAGACCCCTGCTTACCACAATCAAACATTCAATAGATGCAACATGCACTCAAACATTAGATGAAGAGTCATGCAGCGAATTTGCAGTTCCAGATGAGGCTACGGCAGTGGGCACAAAGTTTACTGACCCTGGCGGTGACTGCTGTGCAACGGATATTACTTTAACAGAGCAACAAAAGGCGAATACGGAGAGCGATTTCTCTCTCATCCTCTGTCAAGGGCACACTGGATCAACAAACAGCCTGGACAACACTGACACAATTTTCAAAACCGCCTGCTTTTTTCCTGAAACTAAGGTAACACATAACCTCCAGACGAAAGATCAACAGATCAGCAACTGCATGTTGCTCCATATCAGCCGCCTTCTGCAGTGCTACACTATGACAAAGTAAGGAAAAACGCGCAAGAGGTAGCTGATAGTAATAGTAGCACAGATGTCTCAGCAGATTCAATTACAGGAGTGGGCCTCGTCAAAAAAGGCATCACAGGCCATTCAAATTCTCAGGTGAAAGGAACAAGGCTAATCAACAAGGCTATAGACCCAAGTGTATTAGGGCTTAACACTTCTTCAGCCCAGGTTTCAAGGCCCTCCTCCAAAATAGCGAGAACCTTGAATTTAGACCAAAACCTATTGCAGAACTTCTTTTCTGCTTTCATACGTAACCTGGCAGAACCCCAAGAAGTGGTAGAAATGGaactaaaggaaagaaaaaagaaaagctcaGACGAATCAGAAGACTTGGCCCAAAATCTTCATACAGAAAAGGGAAGAAAGTGATGAAAGATAAACCTGCTTTGGCGCACGATGACATATCAGAGGTTGTACCTGAGTTAATTGCCACTTTTGTAACTGACTCTTACAGAAACACATCTCTGAAAGACACCGGCTCATCCCCTGTTACTAAATCAACTGCTGATAAAAATGAAGATATAACCTCTAACCATGTATCCATTGATGAAAAGGCCAGTGATACACAAGTCCGTTTACCAGCCCCTTTGAGCTTTCAGTGCAGCCAGCAGGCCTCCTCAGAAGCGGTCAAGGAAAACACCAGGGATGTTAGAAGCAAAACAAGGAAACAGAAATTCTTGCAAGCTAGTGGTGGTGTAGCTAACACTACTAAGAAAAGTGGTTCTTCTGATTCCCTCAATTCAGGAATTAAACAAGGAAATGTTCGGTTCCAGTCAGCATGCAAGAATAATCAAGGTAATGGTTTTGACAGAGAAAAAGAGACTCAGGAAATGTTATATGATGCAGCGACTCTAGGCTTGGGAAACATCCCTGGTGTTTTTATGCAAGCTTCCTCATAATTTTAATGCAAGCTTTTTACACacagaattttgattttagtgAAGCTGGTTTCATCAGGATCAATCAAATTGGAACTTTTTCTAAACatcttttcaaaaagaaatcaattccaTTCTGTCgtcattcttctttttatacAAACAAAAATACCCATACATTGTATGAATTCATTGAAGCAAGCTGAAgtgttaataacaaaaaaaaaaaggaacatacCTGGAAAGATGATGGTCCTGCtcttgaagaaaaggaaaaatatttgtttcaccaataaaatccacaagagACCAGCAATAGCTGTTAATTTCAGCTTTCagcttggctttttttttttttttcaactccaACCCCTCTATACTCCTCcctcttttcaatttttctcttctttttttcccttccttctCCCCCCTTACAATTTTGGGGACGAAGAACTAGCTACCTACTGATTACTCATTCCATGTTGACAACTATCTATCATCCAACGATAGATATTTAATCTACAAGTGGCTTATTTTATAGCATATTGCATGTGGCAAAGGCCAAAAAAGCAACGACTTTTGCTCGTAGAAATGGATATATGAAACACCCGATGCAATGGGCTgcgttcaattttattttctcccaTTTAGGATTTTTGTCTAATAAACACACTCAAAATGCAAACATATACTGTTTGTTTGGTAATatagtaatttttatagttataatttaaaaagaatttataaattataatttaaaaactatccAATTGAACACAGTTATACctcttatttaaaaagaattcttTCCTGCTGTTGTCCGGATAGTACCCTACCTAAATGGCATGCCATCTAACGTGATTAGGACCCGTAGATGAGTTTTTGGGCAATTTTTTTGACGTGGGGCTATATACCTGACCCATAGCTGTTGGGGTCGTATATATACAAGTAACCTTGGTTTTCCCAGCTCATTGATAAAGCTGGACATGCTTGCTAGTGCTTCAAAAGTGAATTCTGATGAATATATAAATGATATAGGTACACAGTACAGAACAAAAAATCGATATACTGGGTGTGACAGTTATATCTCGTGCCTTTGGAAATAAAATGCTCTTTGCAAGTTTATTCTTCAGATTGAGAAATCATGCTTTTGCATATGGTGGATGTGCAATCAAGTTTATGATTGAGGCAAACTACATCAGCTAAATAAGATGCATTTTCAAAGTTTTAAGGCCATGCATATGTATGCTTTCACACTTTTGAATCTTTGGTTTCATGGAACTTCCTTGCAAGTTCTGCTGCAAATTCCGTAATATTCTTATCAGAGCTTCCGCCTTCATCTACTGCGGTTTTGGCTAGTTTCATCCATTTCTCAGAGTTCCTTCTCATCTCATTCCCTCTTTCACCTTCCATGACTTCCCTTATACACCCTTATACACCCTTCTACCTCTTCTTTAGTGACAATCCCCTTTTCATTTGCCTTCACTCTAACGCCTACATGCCAAACATCGGCAATGCACTTTGCATTTGTTGGTTGATCAGTCCAGTGTGGCATTGCCACCATTGGCACTCCTAAGCTCAACGCCTCGAGTGTTGAGTTCCAACCACAATGAGTCATGAAGCAACCAACAGACTTGTGAGCCAGAACCTCTAGCTGTGGGCTCCAGGTCACAAGCAGAGATTTCTTTGATGACTCCTCCACAAAGTTGCTTGgaagttttttcctttcctaTTCTCTGACTACCCACAGGAAGCAGCAGTCACTCCTCTTTAGCCCCCAAGCAATTTCTGCCATTTGCTCGTCTCCCAGTGCATCCATGCTTCCAAATGACACATAAACCACTGAGCCAGTTTCCTTTGAATCTAGCCACTCATTGCACCCGTCCGGATTGGGTTTGAAGAGGCTGGGACCGTACTCTTTATCGTCCTCCAGCTGCCTGTCCAAGTAAAATGATGGGATCAATGGTCCTATTGGCTTTATTGACCTTTGGCTTGCCAGCCAGTTTACCGCCTGATggaaatcaacaaaattttgaGTGCCACGGAAGTGAAAGGAGCATACTTTGAAAATATGGTATCCTCTTatgaagaaataatttaaataggAATTTGAAGCATTGCTGCTCTCGTATATGTTGCTTTGCTTGTCAATCAATTGTTGACTAGTTGCTTGTTTGATTGCACATTTGTttgctttgttaaatttatatatgtactAAGATCAAGACATGCATTTCATATATAGAGGAGATCTTTAGTTGTACCTCTTCCTCCAGGGTGCTGAAAGTGTTGACGAAGATCCAATCAGCTTCCCTGAAATTTGAAAACTGACCGACCACATGGTTCAGTAGCTAGAAATGAATATTCTGATTCTGAATCCATACCTTGCACGAATGATGGTAGATCGGTAATCTCTAGTGGTGAAAGTGCTGGCAAACGTGAAACTGTTACCAGCAACTTCTCTGGTGGAATCTTTAGCTGCATCTCATGAACGTTGTAGTAGACATTTTCAACAGTACATGGCTGTGTGAAGAGCGAAGCCCCAGTGAGGCCAAGCTGCCTAGCTGTGTCTAGAAGCCAAGGCAAGTGGGAGTCATACAGAAGGCAACTTATTGGATGCCCAGAAGAATTGTTTAGTTCTGCAACGAGTTCTGGCAATTTTCGTGTCACCGTAGCTCGGAATTGTTTTGAGTATAGTCATCTGAGGAAAGCTTGCCTTCATAACTAACAAAATCTACGGTCACAACTTCGACGGAGCAAAGTCGGCGGGTATTCTTGGTCACCATGCTCGAGAATATCACTATTGTGACGTGGAGTCCTTTGGAGGCAAGGCTCTTGGAGAATTGCATCATAGGGTTAATGTGACCTTGAGCAGGAATGGGTAAGGCCAGTACATGACTCttactctttctttcttgcttctCCATTAATTTCTCTAACCAACCCTGTCTATTTGCCTTCCATTCTCCTGAGTCCTGAGGAGAATTACTACTTTTATATATGTAAGCATGTTGTATCTAAATTGTAGGAGTGGACCGTAGTCATGGTCAGGAAGGAACAAACGTGGTAACCAAGTTTACAAAGCTTGGAGGctactcaatttattttctttattttttaacactacactacatttttttttataagtctaGGCGTCATCGTTGATAATTGGATGGGATTATTAAAAGGCATTAGATTTAATCGAGTCAAGGAGCTCCTGTAGGAATCAAGAACAGAACAAAGATTACAAACATGTATATTACCCATTTATTTAAACCTGCTATTGATACGAAATTAAAGTCCTAGTATATAtattgacaataaaaataaatatatttaaattaaaacaaaaaatgatttttacttgTTGAAACaccctaaaataataaaattacttttgatgtttttaaggataaatcttttatcattaaaactttattgcTCCTTACttgtacaattaaaaaattttaatatgtctCCCTGGATTCTATCACCACCACTTTGATTTAAATGCGTTTTTAAACAAAGTCTTTGAACTAAAGATTATGTAACTCAAATATCTCTCAACAAAATGAATCTAAACTctagatttgaaagaaaaatcaaagcatataaaaagaaaaaaaaacactaaaatatgaGATGAGAAAGAAGAGTgcattaaaatatgaaaacattGATGAAAACTCTTCATTCACCTCCTTTTATAGTTGattttgaaagctaaaaaatattgaagaattaatcctggtaataatcaaaattaattcccATATTATCAACATTTGATTAACTATATACcgtaaatcaaaaattaaatcttaatataGTTGccataaatctatattttttaagataaaaaaaattgtttaaatttggAACAAAA
This window contains:
- the LOC133673060 gene encoding UDP-glycosyltransferase 74E1-like; protein product: MEKQERKSKNHVLALPIPAQGHINPMMQFSKRLASKGLHVTIVIFSSMVTKHTRRLGSVEVVTVDFVSYEGKLSSDDYSKQFRATVTRKLPELVAELNNSSGHPISCLLYDSHLPWLLDTARQLGLTGASLFTQSCAVDNVYYNVHEMQLKIPPEKLLVTVSRLPALSPLEITDLPSFVQGMDSESEYSFLLNHVVGQFSNFREADWIFVNTFSTLEEEAVNWLASQRSIKPIGPLIPSFYLDKQLEDDKEYGPSLFKPNPDGCNEWLDSKETGSVVYVSFGSMAALGDEQMAEIAWGLKRSDCCFLWVVRESERKKLTSNFVEESSKKSLLVTWSPQLEVLAHKSVGCFMTHCGWNSTLEALSLGVPMVAMPHWTDQPTNAKCIADVWHVGVRVKANEKGIVTKEVVEGCIREVMEGERGNKIRRNSEKWMKLAKTAVDDGGSSDKNITEFAAELARKFHETKDSKV